The Malus sylvestris chromosome 8, drMalSylv7.2, whole genome shotgun sequence genomic interval GATGATGGAATTTATACGGGGATTAGACAAATCAAGTTATCAAGAAACATTGGAGTTGTATACATTAAGGTTCAGTATGACCGCAATGGTGAAGCCGTTTGGGGAGGCAGACGCGGCGGGACTGGAGGATATAAAAGTGACAAGGTGAACAATTAGTACTCAAACAAACTTGTCTTACAAGTTAAGTGTATTTACACTATATATTATGGTGTTTTTGAAATTATAATGTTCCGTACATGTATTTGCAGATAGTTTTTGACTATCCGAACGAGATCTTGACGCATATAACAGGAACATTTGCGCCTACAATGGTGATGGGGCCTAGTGTCATCAAGTCCCTCACTTTCCACACCACGAAGAAGCAGCATGGGCCGTATGGAGAAGAACAAGGAGCCTGCTTCACCACCAAGCTTAGAGAAGGGAAAATCGTCGGAATTCATGGGAGGAGCGGTCTGTTCTTGGATGCTCTTGGGGTCCATGCCATAGAAGGGAAGGTCCATGTTGTAGAGACAAAGACACCAACTGTCACAAATACTCCTAATGTTCCCAACGGCCACATTGACCACAGAAATATGACCCCAACTGCCACAAATACTCCTAATATTCGTAACGGTCACAGTGACCACAAAAGTAAGACACCAATTGTCACAAATACTCCTAATACTAGCACTGCAATGGTCCCAAAGGCGCCTGCAGGGGCAATTACTGAGATAGATAATCCTCACTGGACAAAGAAACTACTGATGACAAACAGAGGAAAAGTCGAAGAGGTAATAAGTTCAATCCAATTCCGTTAGTAGATAAGACAATATTGTGCATGTACTAACTGTATTAGTAATTCTGTGTTTGGCCAGGTTGCTTGTGGGGTGATAAAAGAACCAGCTCCGTGTGGACCGGGACCTTGGGGCGGAGACGGAGGTAGACCATGGGATGATGGAGTGTTTTCCGGGATTAGGCAGATTCATTTGACAAGAGCAGCAGAAGGCATTTGCTCAGTGCAGATTGAGTATGATCGAAACGGACAATTCATCTGGTCTGCTAAGCATGGAGGCAATGGAGGAACTTCCCCACATAGAGTACTAATGCTTCATCAACATCTTCatcaatttgattattttttcgCGATATCATAAACAACTATAATCTTAGTAATCTACGGGAAGGAGATTTGAAACTTCGTGCAAGTGGGCGGACATACTGCCCTGACTGACTGGCTTTCTACTTACCGTTTTCATTTGTATATTCTGCAGATAAAATTGGAGTACCCTCATGAAGTGATCACCTGCGTATCTGGATATTATGGTTGCGTAAGCAATGGCGAGGTACATAAAATCATAAAGTCGCTGACTTTTTATACAAGCAGAGGGAAGTACGGTCCGTTTGGAGAAGAAGTTGGGACATTCTTCACTTCGACTGCGACGGAGGGTAAGGTGGTGGGCTTCCATGGGAGGAGCAGCCTGTATTTGGACGCCATCGGAGTTCACATGCAGCATTGGCTTGGAAGTGGTCAGAAAACAAGCTTCAAGCCCTCCCTCTTCAAGAAGTATTGATCAAACGTCTCAAGCAATAACCGGAGTTCATACAGCTGGGAAAATAAATAGTTTTTGACTAGTGaataatatttgtttgattaagggCACAAGAGAAGCATTTTCTGATTGTTTTGGGTCATTTTCTTATGTGGTTTAGTAGGTATTGTCAAGTGAGTCGAACTTTAGACTATCTTAATCGAACTATGGTTGTGCCATTTTGTGGAAATTCTGGAGTCATCCTCGTCctcctttgtagaaaaataaGAAAGTGACGGTACATGATGATTATTTTGGAGTTGTTAACATTTCTTTTGTATATCgataattatggtcattttgtGGAAATTCTGCATTATCATCGTTGCATAAGTGAAAAACTTCGGTCATATTATATAACGATCTTGTTAGTTCAATTTGTCAATAAGATAATATTGCGTCATTAAtcattttgtaataaaacttttatcaacAAGTATATTGACAACTATGTATAGAAATGTGATATCGGTAATATCAACGACACATCGATAGTTGATAACGTATTCCTACACTTGTCAATATTAGATAGTT includes:
- the LOC126633227 gene encoding jacalin-related lectin 3-like, which codes for MDTFEGYNNKPVSVGPWGGQNGLVWDDGVYSTVKQLVITHGAAIDSIQIEYDEKGNSFWSDRHGGNGGWKTDMVKLASPEEFLTSIEGYYGKISEWGLVTVRSLTFKSNRTTYGPFGIEEGTYFSVPETAANSKIVGFHGMSGWNLDSIGAYLKPLDRNEQNQHAKTLLQTQFNYLTVDTDHNLAGYSLIQNCDVFFAIRPKDNSTTKPAVVPQPAPAPVPKMLSGQFSDSELSDAGTKRKLMTNIERFPSKVEGVVAYGPFGGTGGTVFDDGIYTGIRQIKLSRNIGVVYIKVQYDRNGEAVWGGRRGGTGGYKSDKIVFDYPNEILTHITGTFAPTMVMGPSVIKSLTFHTTKKQHGPYGEEQGACFTTKLREGKIVGIHGRSGLFLDALGVHAIEGKVHVVETKTPTVTNTPNVPNGHIDHRNMTPTATNTPNIRNGHSDHKSKTPIVTNTPNTSTAMVPKAPAGAITEIDNPHWTKKLLMTNRGKVEEVACGVIKEPAPCGPGPWGGDGGRPWDDGVFSGIRQIHLTRAAEGICSVQIEYDRNGQFIWSAKHGGNGGTSPHRIKLEYPHEVITCVSGYYGCVSNGEVHKIIKSLTFYTSRGKYGPFGEEVGTFFTSTATEGKVVGFHGRSSLYLDAIGVHMQHWLGSGQKTSFKPSLFKKY